In a single window of the Palaemon carinicauda isolate YSFRI2023 chromosome 10, ASM3689809v2, whole genome shotgun sequence genome:
- the LOC137648632 gene encoding protein tramtrack, alpha isoform-like isoform X44: MEELLSLKWNNHRSTFLHILGVLRDKQSYTDVTIACDGKFYSVHKLVLSTCSDYFCAMFEKTACKSPVIVLKDIKSGELEALLDYMYLGEVNVRQSDLASLIKAAENLRIKGLAVPDDEPPSKKGSVGAPSRRDGGCGSPPAKRKRRDESEDGREDVRPIPTMLPTPPPPSRPKSPVIQRLSPSPHRTQDSSSTEEHSNRPHSSPAEPSASSLSTSQAPQPSGNDQYSSDETLVKVEMEDEAPDTDGPEYNVNADGYKEEDDSSGAINNDLPEFLQAAASGTLSSSTSFSHPSFAGPSSYQPGDLAGWQGDVSSMGFPSHLNFSASDSSSQQNAPGAVW, from the exons CAATCTTACACTGACGTAACAATTGCCTGCGATGGCAAGTTCTACAGCGTACACAAGTTGGTGTTGTCCACGTGTAGTGATTACTTTTGTGCCATGTTTGAGAAAACTGCTTGCAAGAGCCCAGTCATAGTATTGAAAGACATAAAGAGTGGGGAACTAGAGGCCTTGCTTGACTATATGTACCTTGGTGAAGTGAATGTGAGACAGAGTGACTTAGCGTCTTTAATAAAGGCGGCAGAAAACCTTAGAATAAAAGGACTTGCTGTACCTGATGATGAACCCCCTTCTAAAAAGGGTAGTGTTGGTGCTCCTAGTCGTAGAGACGGTGGTTGTGGTAGTCCCCCCGCTAAGAGAAAACGTAGAGATGAAAGTGAGGATGGGAGGGAGGATGTTAGACCGATTCCTACCATGTTACCCACTCCTCCTCCCCCTTCTAGACCAAAGAGCCCAGTGATTCAGAGGCTGAGCCCCTCCCCGCATAGAACTCAAGACTCTTCGTCAACCGAAGAACATTCTAACCGTCCTCATTCATCACCTGCGGAACCCTCTGCGTCTTCTCTCTCGACTTCTCAAGCACCTCAGCCCTCGGGTAATGATCAGTATTCATCCGATGAAACTCTCGTTAAGGTTGAAATGGAAGACGAGGCGCCGGACACTGATGGTCCAGAGTACAATGTCAATGCGGATGGTTACAAGGAGGAGGACGACTCTAGTGGTGCCATCAACAATGACTTACCAGAGTTCCTACAGGCGGCGGCGTCTGGAACACTATCTAGCAGTACAAGTTTCTCACATCCGTCATTTGCTGGGCCATCAAGTTACCAGCCT GGTGACTTGGCTGGTTGGCAGGGTGACGTGTCATCCATGGGCTTTCCTTCGCACCTAAACTTCAGCGCCTCAGATAGTTCTAGTCAACAGAATGCACCTGGG